One stretch of Schlesneria sp. DSM 10557 DNA includes these proteins:
- a CDS encoding ABC transporter permease produces the protein MATYLLKRILLMIPTMFGILLVSFLVIRLAPGDPAAEKFGGAGQASAGVNAERGTEAAEKRFRERHGFDKPLPHQFMLFLNRLVQGDMIFFQTEQKIWPELWDALKVTMLLNLIVFTLIYVAAIPLGILSAAYPRHLFDRVSTVFLFVLYSLPSFWVAELLRELFMQKWIWTNLGFSNSPLPILGLKSQNFDSMTSFEQFVDYAKHIVLPVLCMTYGGLAYVSRQMRAGMLEVIRQDYIRTAEAKGCSKPRVILVHALRNSLFPIITLLASLLPFLVGGSVIIEVIFNIHGMGLLSYEGVLRREYDLVMTTLMLSAVLTLLGILVSDILYVVVNPRVSFEDK, from the coding sequence TTGGCCACTTACCTCCTCAAACGAATTCTGCTGATGATTCCGACGATGTTCGGAATTCTGCTCGTGTCGTTTCTGGTGATCCGTCTGGCCCCCGGGGATCCGGCGGCGGAAAAGTTTGGTGGAGCGGGACAGGCGTCCGCCGGTGTGAATGCAGAACGAGGGACGGAAGCGGCAGAGAAACGATTCCGTGAACGACACGGTTTCGATAAGCCGCTTCCGCACCAGTTCATGTTGTTTCTCAACCGGCTTGTCCAAGGGGACATGATCTTTTTCCAGACCGAGCAGAAGATCTGGCCTGAACTTTGGGATGCCCTGAAGGTCACGATGCTGCTGAACCTGATTGTCTTCACGTTGATCTACGTCGCGGCAATTCCTCTGGGCATTCTGAGTGCCGCGTATCCACGTCACTTGTTTGATCGCGTATCGACGGTCTTTCTGTTCGTGCTTTACAGTCTGCCGTCGTTCTGGGTGGCTGAGTTACTGCGTGAACTGTTCATGCAGAAATGGATCTGGACGAATCTGGGCTTCTCGAATTCCCCCTTACCCATTCTGGGACTGAAGTCCCAGAACTTCGATTCGATGACGTCGTTCGAGCAGTTTGTGGATTACGCGAAACATATTGTGCTGCCGGTGCTCTGTATGACTTATGGAGGTCTGGCGTACGTCAGCCGACAGATGCGTGCCGGGATGCTGGAGGTGATTCGCCAGGATTACATTCGGACGGCCGAGGCGAAAGGGTGCAGTAAGCCTCGAGTGATCCTGGTGCATGCACTGCGGAACAGTCTCTTCCCGATTATCACGCTGCTCGCCTCGCTGCTGCCATTTCTGGTCGGTGGAAGCGTAATCATTGAGGTGATCTTCAATATTCACGGAATGGGGCTGTTGTCGTACGAAGGAGTGCTGCGCCGTGAGTACGATCTCGTGATGACCACGCTGATGCTGTCAGCCGTGCTGACACTTCTGGGGATCCTGGTCTCCGATATTCTCTACGTTGTGGTCAATCCGCGGGTTTCTTTCGAAGACAAGTAA
- the acpS gene encoding holo-ACP synthase, whose amino-acid sequence MIVGLGTDIVEVERIEKMISDHGDHFLTRVFTADEIQHCQPRREPAPHYAGRWAAKEAVMKVLGTGFTPQVGWTDIEVKVRSSGQPYVELHGATQQVAVELGVDEILITISHTRKYATATAVGLRRG is encoded by the coding sequence ATGATTGTGGGCTTAGGGACGGACATCGTTGAAGTTGAGCGAATCGAAAAAATGATCTCAGACCATGGAGATCACTTTTTAACCCGGGTCTTTACGGCGGATGAGATTCAACATTGCCAGCCTCGCCGCGAGCCGGCCCCGCACTATGCAGGGCGTTGGGCCGCCAAAGAAGCCGTGATGAAGGTGCTGGGGACCGGGTTTACACCGCAGGTCGGTTGGACTGACATCGAAGTCAAAGTCAGGTCCAGCGGTCAGCCGTACGTTGAATTGCACGGGGCCACTCAGCAGGTCGCGGTGGAACTCGGGGTTGATGAGATACTGATCACGATCTCACATACCAGGAAGTATGCGACGGCCACGGCTGTCGGCTTGCGAAGAGGCTGA
- a CDS encoding anti-sigma factor gives MNLPVPDELISAYFDGEATPAERAEVEQLLDSSPEFRQQLDEISKLSALLHSFPRESAPAGLTANIQKRVDAAPLPTAPNSHPTPARSWRREWTAFGAGILATMASLLAMVSVRQLPLHQNSDQMAELEHTGPAPDQLAFGRFSKSAAPEAAPEDGIAMSQATAPVDSIDQPMNAEMEAASAMSSFAAGSAMESHENAPPRAKLNSADHVSTGPTLGEEISPVLVAEMIDPVTNTIQPQSQQDFLSSLTNGDVVVSRIADPTNTVAVIDLTVVDIERGAEELKLLLQKRSVLEVNDEASGAAKKRDEHKAFDDRRQLKGDSDRKESDWSDELQVFYVRAPGDQLASTLDDLIKIHPDLYRNWSPQPPIELPAGTRAMVGNYGPKLEVSQSLAGTDPTNEAHMDRESVELPEEVNEEANIAVTYLATRNALINSLGERNNTSQPAETFGATSANDGARSQPAATDEPSQPEPGQTQQKDRDTTNGVVASGNDKAYFRVSRESMPALGISNGVMGGMGPQAAIPPLANQVQNFDLNFGPRNRAQALSDRNDRTQKLVRMLIVLRSEQSPASKVP, from the coding sequence ATGAACCTACCGGTTCCTGATGAGTTGATCTCGGCCTACTTCGATGGGGAAGCGACACCCGCCGAACGCGCCGAAGTTGAACAATTACTCGACTCGTCACCCGAGTTCCGACAACAGCTCGACGAAATCTCGAAGCTTTCCGCATTGCTGCATTCGTTTCCCCGTGAGTCCGCCCCTGCCGGTCTGACGGCCAATATTCAGAAACGCGTTGACGCCGCTCCACTCCCCACCGCGCCCAACTCACATCCCACCCCCGCCCGTAGCTGGCGTCGGGAATGGACGGCTTTCGGTGCCGGGATCCTGGCAACCATGGCATCGCTTCTGGCAATGGTCTCTGTCAGGCAGCTGCCGCTCCATCAAAACTCCGATCAGATGGCAGAACTGGAACACACGGGACCCGCGCCGGATCAACTCGCATTTGGCCGATTCTCAAAATCCGCCGCTCCCGAAGCGGCCCCGGAAGACGGCATCGCGATGTCGCAGGCCACAGCGCCTGTCGACTCAATAGATCAGCCAATGAATGCAGAAATGGAAGCGGCGTCTGCGATGAGCAGCTTCGCGGCAGGCTCGGCAATGGAATCGCACGAAAACGCTCCCCCTCGTGCGAAGCTCAATTCTGCCGATCACGTGTCGACGGGTCCCACTCTGGGAGAAGAAATCTCTCCAGTCCTCGTTGCCGAGATGATCGATCCCGTAACTAACACAATCCAGCCGCAATCCCAACAAGATTTTCTCTCGTCACTGACCAATGGCGACGTCGTCGTATCCAGAATTGCGGACCCTACTAACACGGTCGCAGTCATTGACTTGACAGTCGTCGATATCGAACGCGGGGCCGAAGAATTAAAGCTCCTGCTGCAGAAACGCTCTGTGCTGGAAGTCAACGACGAAGCAAGTGGGGCAGCGAAAAAGCGGGACGAGCACAAAGCCTTCGATGATCGCCGGCAACTCAAAGGTGATTCGGACCGTAAGGAATCTGACTGGTCCGATGAACTGCAGGTCTTTTATGTCCGGGCTCCGGGTGACCAGCTCGCGAGCACCCTCGACGACCTCATCAAGATTCACCCCGATCTCTACCGAAACTGGTCGCCTCAGCCACCCATCGAACTCCCAGCGGGAACACGGGCGATGGTGGGGAACTATGGGCCCAAATTGGAAGTCAGCCAATCACTCGCCGGAACAGATCCAACCAACGAAGCACACATGGATCGTGAATCGGTCGAACTCCCGGAAGAAGTCAACGAGGAAGCGAATATCGCCGTCACCTATCTCGCAACCCGGAACGCATTGATCAACTCGCTCGGTGAACGGAACAATACCTCGCAGCCCGCGGAGACTTTCGGAGCGACGAGCGCCAACGATGGCGCCAGGAGCCAGCCCGCCGCTACGGACGAACCATCACAACCAGAGCCGGGGCAAACCCAGCAGAAAGACCGCGACACAACGAATGGCGTCGTCGCCTCTGGTAATGACAAGGCGTACTTCCGGGTCTCACGCGAAAGCATGCCTGCACTCGGGATCTCAAACGGTGTAATGGGGGGGATGGGCCCCCAGGCAGCGATTCCTCCGTTAGCCAATCAGGTTCAAAACTTCGATCTGAATTTCGGCCCCCGGAATCGAGCTCAAGCACTTTCCGACCGGAACGATCGGACTCAAAAACTGGTCAGGATGTTGATCGTGTTGCGATCAGAGCAGTCTCCGGCTTCCAAAGTCCCCTGA
- a CDS encoding RNA polymerase sigma factor codes for MNQISDQSLIDNCLAGRREAFGQLVERYQNRLFHSLVHLLGSTEDAQDAAQDAFVQAFEKLGSFRGQSQFYSWLFRIAFNTAVTHKRKTRRMSVSLEARKDATGVEPSDANPSTEPSYALGVSDRQRLVQQALSELSDEFRTALVLKEMDGMSYEEIAELVEVPVGTVRSRIHRARIELRDKLSILLKSEVL; via the coding sequence GTGAACCAGATATCAGACCAATCGCTGATTGACAATTGCCTGGCTGGTCGACGGGAGGCTTTCGGGCAACTCGTTGAGCGGTACCAGAATCGGCTTTTTCATTCTTTGGTGCATCTGCTCGGTTCAACGGAAGACGCGCAGGACGCGGCTCAGGACGCCTTTGTACAGGCTTTCGAAAAACTGGGAAGTTTTCGAGGGCAGTCCCAATTTTACTCGTGGCTGTTCCGCATTGCGTTCAACACAGCGGTCACCCACAAGCGAAAGACGCGGCGGATGTCGGTTTCCCTGGAAGCTCGCAAAGACGCCACCGGCGTTGAGCCGTCGGATGCGAATCCGTCGACCGAACCGTCGTATGCACTGGGAGTTTCTGACAGACAACGCCTTGTCCAGCAGGCGTTGTCTGAACTTTCGGACGAATTTCGGACCGCCCTGGTGCTGAAAGAGATGGATGGAATGAGTTACGAAGAGATCGCTGAGCTGGTCGAGGTCCCGGTGGGGACGGTTCGCAGTCGGATCCACCGTGCCCGCATCGAGTTACGTGACAAACTGTCGATACTATTGAAGTCAGAGGTACTGTAG
- a CDS encoding antibiotic biosynthesis monooxygenase, which translates to MVELTGGAGEHLKPPYYAVIFTSKRSVEDPAGYSGMAETMEQLASQQPGFLGVESHRDRDGRGITVSYWADLASIGAWRSHSEHLLAQQMGKSVWYESYHVRICRVEQAYSFPG; encoded by the coding sequence ATGGTGGAACTGACTGGTGGGGCAGGAGAACATTTGAAGCCCCCGTACTACGCCGTGATCTTCACCTCAAAACGGTCAGTCGAGGACCCGGCAGGCTATTCGGGGATGGCAGAGACAATGGAACAGCTTGCCAGCCAGCAGCCCGGCTTCCTTGGTGTGGAAAGCCACCGGGATCGTGACGGGCGTGGAATCACTGTTTCTTACTGGGCCGATCTGGCCTCGATCGGTGCCTGGCGAAGCCATTCCGAACATTTGCTGGCTCAACAGATGGGGAAGTCTGTCTGGTATGAGTCATACCATGTCCGCATCTGCCGGGTGGAGCAGGCCTATTCGTTCCCGGGTTGA
- a CDS encoding DUF1501 domain-containing protein, with protein sequence MLRHPSDLSSLRTSRRNALQLGGLAGLSACLPGLLGNSVRAASAEQDPVSGPMFGRAKQVIFLFLAGGPPQHETFDPKPQAPLEIRGPFKPISTNVPGIHFSELLPRTAQRAEQLAVIRSMFTNNNIHGGSGHWILTGRPMLTGDGENAQPTDWPNLASVVKKFRPSERVPALTSVSLPELFIGNGGNIEAGQFGGILGPQYSPELIECRPSEPQSSLGGLYASRVPAEHMQKRVSLLDALGRTFDHTPRSATVQLHEGLRRQAFDLLTTGAARQAFHLEDEPDKIRERYGRNPFGQSVLLARRLVEAGVRFVTVNWPRVPGDRGVENPIWDTHARNFDRMEDCLAPQFDLGFTALLDDLRERGILDETLVIAVGEFGRTPRVNGNAGRDHWGSVFSCVLAGAGISGGQVYGSSDREGAYPASDPVNAGHLAATVFHLVGINSQGTFPDRLGRELSLTESEPLYKLLGEEPATTQRTESTGDLAFVPPYQPGLLACKDFETTTHLVPLDGPASPKGWRATALSGNGAGFGVRLDEPSRTPRSALLGVWTASSQQDVAIPVKSSVVLAQQIRDPQSGYFTIKAKVSAGGTSAATLDSLFSTNFRCRLVFFQYLHPSKTAVERMELASVEFHPIFLDAFDDQLCQTITLEKRMAPTPGINFSFGLGVGVAVMVENNQEGPVTIAKGSGDAYLRVHQIDISFDGWTFA encoded by the coding sequence ATGCTGCGCCATCCGAGTGATCTGTCGTCCCTGCGAACCAGCCGTCGAAATGCGCTGCAACTGGGGGGGCTGGCAGGCTTATCCGCCTGTTTACCCGGTCTGCTGGGAAATTCCGTTCGTGCGGCGTCGGCCGAACAGGATCCGGTGAGCGGCCCGATGTTTGGGCGTGCCAAGCAGGTCATTTTCCTGTTTCTGGCGGGTGGTCCCCCGCAGCACGAAACGTTTGATCCCAAGCCGCAAGCTCCGCTGGAAATTCGGGGACCGTTCAAACCGATCAGCACCAATGTCCCCGGCATCCACTTCAGTGAACTGCTGCCGCGCACGGCCCAGCGGGCTGAACAACTGGCGGTGATTCGCTCGATGTTCACGAATAATAATATTCATGGTGGCAGCGGTCACTGGATCTTGACCGGTCGGCCGATGCTCACTGGCGATGGAGAAAATGCACAACCGACCGACTGGCCGAATCTCGCCTCGGTTGTGAAGAAGTTCCGTCCGAGCGAGCGCGTTCCCGCCCTGACGTCGGTATCGTTGCCGGAACTGTTTATCGGCAACGGAGGCAATATCGAGGCGGGTCAGTTCGGAGGGATTCTCGGGCCGCAGTACAGTCCCGAGCTGATTGAGTGCCGTCCTTCTGAGCCGCAATCTTCTCTGGGGGGCTTGTACGCCAGTCGCGTTCCCGCCGAACACATGCAGAAGCGGGTCTCGCTGCTCGACGCACTTGGCCGGACGTTTGATCATACGCCGCGCAGTGCTACGGTTCAGTTGCATGAAGGGTTGAGGCGACAAGCATTCGATCTATTGACGACGGGTGCCGCACGGCAAGCGTTTCACCTGGAAGACGAACCGGACAAGATCCGGGAACGCTACGGTCGCAACCCGTTCGGACAAAGTGTTCTTTTGGCGCGGCGACTGGTGGAAGCCGGTGTGCGATTCGTGACAGTCAATTGGCCTCGGGTCCCCGGCGACCGCGGCGTGGAAAACCCGATCTGGGATACGCACGCGAGAAACTTTGACCGCATGGAAGATTGTCTGGCGCCGCAGTTCGATCTTGGTTTTACGGCCCTGCTGGATGATCTCAGGGAGCGTGGAATCCTTGACGAGACATTGGTGATCGCCGTGGGTGAGTTTGGACGGACGCCTCGCGTGAATGGCAATGCCGGTCGCGATCACTGGGGATCGGTCTTCAGTTGTGTCCTGGCAGGAGCGGGGATTTCCGGCGGACAGGTTTATGGCTCAAGTGACCGGGAGGGTGCTTATCCCGCGTCTGACCCCGTCAATGCCGGTCATCTGGCCGCAACCGTCTTCCATCTGGTCGGGATTAACAGTCAGGGGACGTTTCCTGACCGATTGGGTCGGGAACTGTCGCTCACGGAATCAGAACCGTTGTACAAGTTGCTGGGTGAGGAGCCTGCGACGACGCAGCGAACTGAGTCAACGGGGGATCTGGCCTTCGTTCCGCCGTACCAGCCGGGCCTGCTGGCTTGCAAGGATTTTGAAACAACAACGCATCTCGTTCCGCTGGACGGTCCCGCAAGTCCCAAGGGCTGGCGAGCCACTGCCCTGTCCGGCAACGGGGCTGGTTTCGGTGTGCGGCTCGACGAACCCAGTCGAACTCCTCGATCAGCCCTGCTGGGTGTTTGGACGGCCAGCTCACAACAGGATGTCGCGATCCCCGTGAAGTCCAGCGTCGTGCTGGCTCAGCAGATTCGAGATCCACAGTCGGGGTATTTCACCATCAAGGCAAAGGTCTCTGCTGGTGGGACGAGTGCGGCGACGCTCGATTCGCTGTTCAGCACGAATTTCCGCTGTCGGCTGGTGTTCTTCCAATACCTGCACCCGAGCAAGACGGCGGTGGAGCGAATGGAGCTGGCTTCAGTCGAGTTCCACCCGATCTTTCTCGATGCGTTCGATGACCAGCTCTGCCAGACCATCACGCTGGAAAAACGAATGGCACCGACGCCGGGGATCAACTTCTCGTTTGGCTTGGGGGTCGGCGTTGCGGTGATGGTTGAGAATAACCAAGAGGGACCGGTTACCATCGCGAAAGGATCGGGAGACGCCTATTTGCGTGTTCATCAGATCGACATTTCGTTTGACGGATGGACGTTCGCTTAA
- a CDS encoding right-handed parallel beta-helix repeat-containing protein: MNPTHWSRRQFFGLAAGGSIAAGSLPNLLAQDPERQPDGRPRVTKSRSTSGDKVIEPDWNERLSLTVGQKEGDLVGTTSKVLQAAIDYVAQLGGGTVRIQPGTYLLRSSLHLRSHVRLLGAGEDTILTKPASVTTKLAEDSDWYDQEITLNDAKGFEVGDSVCLRTRNPHNGSPAVLKRTLVARSGNRFKLDRPLRDNFWIIGESTCSTLFPLVTGEEVENLVIENLTLDGNRGNNEHLDGNYGGCLFLQDVNQVQIRKVTARNNNGDGFSWQICHDVTVEDCHSHDNADLGMHPGSGSQRPLMRRNKIERCQIGIFFCWGVKFGLAEENTILAIRGQGISIGHRDTDNIVRKNLVRNSGQTGILFRPERGATFCGHRNLIEQNIVENTGPADGIAIDVQGGTEQVTLRENQILETRAAAQRIGIKLGKETKEIKLVDNHFSGFSQNVVQA; this comes from the coding sequence ATGAATCCAACCCACTGGTCTCGACGTCAGTTCTTCGGTCTCGCAGCCGGCGGAAGCATCGCCGCGGGATCGCTCCCCAACCTGCTGGCTCAAGACCCAGAGCGTCAGCCTGATGGCCGCCCCCGCGTGACGAAGTCGCGGTCCACTTCCGGCGACAAGGTCATCGAACCTGACTGGAATGAACGTCTCTCACTGACGGTGGGGCAAAAGGAGGGAGACCTCGTCGGCACGACGAGCAAGGTCCTGCAAGCCGCCATCGACTACGTTGCTCAACTTGGAGGAGGAACTGTCCGAATCCAGCCAGGCACCTATCTGCTGAGAAGTTCACTGCACCTGCGATCTCATGTAAGACTGCTCGGCGCAGGTGAAGATACAATCCTCACCAAACCCGCCTCGGTGACAACCAAACTGGCGGAAGATTCCGACTGGTATGATCAGGAAATTACGCTCAACGACGCGAAAGGTTTTGAAGTCGGGGACAGCGTCTGCCTCAGAACCAGGAACCCGCATAACGGCAGTCCTGCCGTACTCAAACGAACGCTTGTCGCTCGATCGGGAAACCGGTTCAAACTGGATCGACCACTGCGTGACAATTTCTGGATCATCGGAGAATCAACCTGCTCGACTCTCTTCCCACTAGTCACAGGAGAGGAAGTCGAAAACCTGGTCATTGAGAACCTGACTCTCGATGGGAATCGCGGCAACAACGAGCACCTGGATGGCAACTACGGTGGCTGCCTCTTCCTGCAGGACGTCAATCAGGTTCAGATCCGCAAGGTCACAGCCCGAAACAATAACGGTGACGGCTTCAGTTGGCAGATCTGCCACGATGTTACGGTGGAAGATTGTCACAGCCACGATAACGCTGACCTCGGTATGCACCCGGGCTCAGGCTCGCAGCGGCCGCTGATGCGGCGGAACAAGATCGAACGCTGCCAGATTGGGATCTTTTTCTGCTGGGGAGTGAAATTCGGACTCGCCGAAGAGAACACTATACTCGCCATCCGAGGGCAGGGAATCTCCATCGGGCACCGCGACACCGACAATATTGTCCGCAAAAACCTGGTCCGAAACAGCGGACAGACGGGGATCCTTTTCCGGCCGGAACGGGGCGCCACATTCTGCGGACACCGAAATCTGATCGAGCAGAACATCGTCGAAAACACGGGTCCCGCGGATGGAATCGCGATCGATGTTCAGGGAGGTACCGAGCAGGTGACGCTTCGCGAGAATCAAATCCTCGAAACACGCGCAGCCGCTCAGCGAATTGGAATCAAACTGGGCAAAGAAACCAAAGAGATCAAACTGGTCGACAACCATTTCAGTGGTTTCAGCCAGAACGTCGTCCAGGCCTGA
- a CDS encoding NADH-quinone oxidoreductase subunit I, protein MQAILNFRDWCRNVYVAVSTLLQGMWVTMRTMLLTYRRKTFTEVFEYPEVPIPVKARYRGFHRFDLTTCIGCEKCAVACPVDCIYIEKEKSPVGKGFRVNGFTIDYTKCMFCALCVEPCPVDCIFMGSNHDLSCYSRDGCIVDYAKLPLEVAWGQATLNPTAVAESKVLYEPVWVKGEESPFQFTPSEE, encoded by the coding sequence ATGCAGGCAATTCTGAACTTCCGAGACTGGTGCCGCAATGTCTACGTCGCAGTTTCGACGCTACTGCAGGGGATGTGGGTCACCATGCGGACCATGCTCCTGACCTACCGCCGAAAGACGTTCACTGAAGTTTTTGAATATCCTGAAGTTCCCATCCCCGTCAAAGCCCGGTACCGCGGTTTCCATCGATTCGATCTGACGACCTGCATCGGCTGCGAAAAATGTGCAGTCGCTTGTCCGGTCGATTGTATCTATATCGAGAAAGAGAAGAGCCCGGTCGGCAAGGGCTTTCGTGTGAATGGCTTCACCATTGACTACACCAAATGCATGTTCTGTGCATTGTGTGTCGAGCCTTGTCCGGTGGATTGCATATTCATGGGTTCGAACCACGATCTGAGCTGCTACAGTCGTGATGGCTGCATTGTCGACTACGCCAAGCTGCCATTGGAAGTCGCCTGGGGACAGGCGACGTTGAACCCGACGGCAGTAGCCGAGTCGAAGGTGCTTTATGAGCCAGTCTGGGTGAAAGGGGAAGAAAGTCCATTCCAATTCACTCCGTCTGAAGAGTAA
- a CDS encoding DUF2203 domain-containing protein, whose amino-acid sequence MSAKLAPRQYFSVASANQTLPLVRAIVSDIVELYPEVRDREERLMRITRGRSKDARPDDPYSEEVEQVRRELERDVERLQGYIDELLELGVEFKDPVMGLVDFPAMRDGEEVCLCWKLGEPVVGFWHTIDAGFQGREKLTETETDVTPKE is encoded by the coding sequence ATGAGTGCCAAGCTGGCTCCGCGTCAGTATTTTTCGGTCGCCTCGGCAAATCAGACTTTGCCACTGGTGCGTGCAATCGTCAGTGATATCGTCGAGTTGTACCCCGAGGTTCGTGACCGTGAAGAACGTCTCATGAGGATCACCCGAGGTCGGTCAAAGGACGCCCGACCCGACGATCCGTACAGCGAAGAGGTCGAGCAGGTTCGTCGTGAGCTGGAACGCGACGTCGAACGCCTGCAAGGTTATATCGACGAATTGCTGGAATTGGGCGTTGAGTTCAAAGATCCCGTGATGGGGCTTGTCGACTTCCCCGCCATGCGCGACGGCGAAGAAGTTTGTCTGTGCTGGAAGCTGGGTGAGCCTGTCGTCGGTTTCTGGCATACGATTGATGCCGGTTTTCAAGGCCGGGAAAAACTGACCGAGACAGAGACCGACGTCACTCCGAAGGAATGA
- a CDS encoding NADH-quinone oxidoreductase subunit A — MTEVVGHFLVFTVLAIVFLITPLLIGKLVRPRLPTPEKDASYECGEPTIGSSYIQFDLRFYVVALLFIIFDVEVVFFFPWATVFGTTMQLADPALSLEARRLLSEQLLSANPGSVTHESAISAATALKLGWTAFIDVAAFFAVLLVGFAYVWKRGDLDWVRSTIEQKNKIGSPAGPLSHLSTKKTPPVTAS; from the coding sequence ATGACTGAAGTTGTCGGACATTTTCTGGTCTTCACCGTCCTCGCCATTGTCTTTCTGATTACACCGCTTCTGATCGGAAAGCTCGTTCGTCCCCGGTTGCCGACACCCGAAAAGGACGCCAGCTACGAGTGCGGTGAACCGACAATCGGCAGCAGCTATATCCAGTTCGACCTCCGATTCTACGTTGTCGCGTTGCTGTTCATTATCTTCGATGTGGAAGTGGTCTTCTTCTTCCCCTGGGCGACCGTCTTCGGGACGACGATGCAACTGGCTGATCCCGCCCTGTCGCTGGAAGCTCGGCGTCTCCTTTCCGAGCAGTTGCTGTCTGCCAACCCCGGCTCAGTCACTCATGAATCGGCGATCAGTGCGGCGACGGCTTTGAAGCTGGGCTGGACGGCATTCATTGATGTCGCCGCTTTCTTCGCCGTCCTACTGGTTGGTTTTGCTTACGTCTGGAAACGCGGAGACCTCGACTGGGTCCGCTCGACGATCGAGCAGAAGAACAAGATTGGTTCCCCCGCCGGTCCGTTGTCGCATCTATCCACGAAAAAGACTCCCCCAGTCACCGCCAGTTAG
- a CDS encoding NADH-quinone oxidoreductase subunit C: MQIQDIHQRLVSQFGDAIVDLKVETKDPWIEVAARSIAVVCESLRSDPELKFEALNDLTGADWLETDPKKKTPCEPHVEVVYHLYSYSLKHRCKLKVKVPRWKDGVAGELPEVPSVAHVWGIADWHEREAYDLVGIRFTNHPNLRRILCPEDWEGHPLRKDYEFPLEYHGVRGK, encoded by the coding sequence ATGCAGATCCAAGATATCCATCAGAGATTGGTCTCGCAGTTTGGCGATGCGATCGTCGACCTGAAAGTTGAGACGAAGGACCCGTGGATTGAAGTGGCCGCGCGTTCAATTGCGGTCGTCTGCGAGTCGCTTCGATCAGATCCCGAGCTGAAATTCGAGGCGCTGAATGATCTGACCGGCGCCGATTGGCTGGAGACGGATCCGAAGAAAAAGACTCCTTGCGAGCCGCACGTCGAAGTCGTCTATCATCTCTACAGCTACTCGCTGAAACATCGTTGCAAGCTCAAGGTGAAGGTCCCTCGCTGGAAAGATGGGGTGGCAGGTGAGCTACCCGAAGTTCCTTCAGTCGCGCATGTCTGGGGGATTGCTGACTGGCACGAGCGGGAGGCCTACGACCTGGTGGGAATCCGCTTCACGAATCATCCTAACTTGCGGCGGATCCTGTGTCCTGAAGACTGGGAAGGCCATCCGCTGCGGAAAGATTATGAGTTTCCGCTGGAATATCACGGCGTGCGTGGGAAGTGA